A window of the Burkholderia sp. 9120 genome harbors these coding sequences:
- the flgB gene encoding flagellar basal body rod protein FlgB, with the protein MLDKLDAEFAFGRQALDVRAYRQELLSSNIANADTPGYKARDVDFASSLAGALKKGDGATGTAASNNSTLAMTQPAGVTSGMSMVSTSPGHMSGKSTLTPTGGASDDYGNLQYRIPTQPALDGNTVDIDTERVQFADNTLHFESGMTVLSGQIKTMLAAIQSGS; encoded by the coding sequence ATGCTGGACAAACTCGATGCCGAATTCGCCTTTGGCCGCCAGGCGCTCGATGTACGCGCTTACCGGCAGGAGCTGCTGTCGTCGAATATCGCCAACGCCGATACCCCCGGGTATAAGGCGCGCGACGTCGACTTCGCTTCCTCGCTCGCCGGCGCGCTGAAGAAGGGCGACGGCGCCACCGGCACCGCTGCGTCGAACAACTCGACGCTCGCGATGACGCAGCCCGCGGGCGTGACGAGCGGCATGTCGATGGTGTCGACGTCGCCCGGCCACATGTCGGGCAAATCGACGCTGACGCCGACCGGCGGCGCGTCCGACGACTACGGCAATCTGCAATACCGCATTCCGACGCAGCCCGCGCTCGACGGCAACACGGTCGACATCGACACCGAACGGGTGCAGTTCGCGGACAACACGTTGCACTTCGAATCAGGCATGACGGTGCTGTCAGGCCAGATCAAAACGATGCTGGCGGCGATCCAGTCGGGCTCGTAA
- the flgC gene encoding flagellar basal body rod protein FlgC — protein MPSLMNIFGVAGSAMSAQSQRLNVTASNLANADSTTGPDGQPYKAKQVVFAVSPLGGARTASGQQVGGVQVTGVVDDPTPMKTAYDPGNPAANSDGYVTLPNVDPVQEMVNMISASRSYQANVETLNTAKTLMLKTLTIGT, from the coding sequence ATGCCATCCCTGATGAACATTTTTGGTGTTGCAGGCTCCGCGATGTCGGCGCAGTCGCAGCGGCTCAACGTGACGGCGTCGAATCTCGCCAACGCGGACAGCACGACCGGCCCGGACGGCCAGCCTTATAAGGCCAAGCAGGTCGTGTTCGCGGTCAGCCCGCTGGGCGGCGCGCGCACCGCGTCCGGCCAGCAGGTCGGCGGCGTGCAGGTCACCGGCGTGGTCGACGACCCGACGCCGATGAAGACCGCGTACGACCCCGGCAACCCGGCCGCCAATTCGGACGGCTACGTCACGCTGCCCAACGTCGACCCGGTGCAGGAAATGGTCAACATGATCTCGGCCTCGCGCTCGTATCAGGCCAACGTCGAGACCCTGAACACCGCCAAGACACTGATGCTGAAAACGCTCACGATCGGAACCTGA
- a CDS encoding flagellar hook assembly protein FlgD, translated as MTTNTTIGSNGTNVSQTLLDTMNGTGKSSSATGATSSTSSSSSTSASSLQQTFLQLLVAQLQNQDPTNPMDSSQMTSQLAQINTVSGISQLNTTLSSLATQMSAGQQSQAALLIGSTVLAPGNSVSVASGKAGSFGVQLANAVSDLQVVVKNSAGTIVNTIDLGKQSAGTVPVGWTPTDTAGNTLPDGTYTISAVGTINGQQATATTLSSATVQSVVMQSTGTPGLVLSNGTTVGLTNVAAIL; from the coding sequence TTGACCACCAACACCACCATCGGCAGCAACGGCACGAACGTGTCGCAGACGCTGCTCGATACCATGAACGGCACGGGCAAGAGCTCGAGCGCGACGGGCGCGACCAGCTCGACGAGTTCGAGCAGCAGCACCTCGGCCAGCAGCCTGCAGCAGACCTTTCTGCAATTGCTCGTCGCGCAGCTGCAGAACCAGGACCCGACCAACCCGATGGACAGCTCGCAGATGACGTCGCAGCTGGCGCAGATCAACACGGTGTCGGGTATCAGCCAGTTGAACACGACGCTGAGCTCGCTCGCGACGCAGATGTCGGCGGGCCAGCAGTCGCAAGCCGCGCTGCTGATCGGCTCGACCGTGCTCGCCCCGGGCAACTCGGTCTCGGTCGCAAGCGGCAAGGCCGGCTCGTTCGGCGTGCAGCTCGCCAACGCGGTGAGCGATCTGCAGGTGGTCGTGAAGAACTCGGCAGGCACGATCGTCAACACGATCGACCTCGGCAAGCAGTCGGCCGGTACGGTGCCGGTGGGCTGGACGCCGACCGACACGGCCGGCAACACGCTGCCGGACGGCACCTACACGATCAGCGCCGTGGGCACGATCAACGGCCAGCAGGCAACCGCGACCACGCTGTCGAGCGCGACCGTGCAGAGCGTCGTCATGCAGAGCACCGGTACGCCGGGCCTCGTGCTGTCGAACGGCACGACCGTCGGCCTGACCAACGTCGCCGCCATCCTCTGA
- a CDS encoding flagellar hook protein FlgE gives MGYQQGLSGLSASSSDLDVIGNNIANANTVGFKSGAAQFADMYANSVATAVGNQVGIGTKLSEVQQQFSQGTITSTNQALDVAINGNGFFQLSNNGSLVYSRNGVFQLDKNGFITNAQGLQLMGYGANAAGIINTAQTVPLSVPTANIAPQATTKIVAGLNLNAQDPLMLGTPLVAPTLGTGSTLSSPGATITNTASGTNNDSYTVNFTSATTYTVTDTTLGTTTAPATYTAGSAVSLGNGQTITMNGTPVLGDKMTITPTPIAFNQNSSTTYNYSTSTTVYDSLGGSQTVNMYFAKTSAGTWNVYAGTSTGTANLVGQANFNSSGTLLGTTQVNTPIATPPTFSATTTPYVYNFSIPTTDGSSTPQNLTLNIGGTTQYGGKDGVNSLQPDGYAAGTLTSFTIGADGTLTGNYSNQQTAALGQIALANFSNQNGLVNLGNNEFQQTSQSGVAQISVPGSTNHGVLQGGAVENSNVDLTSELVNLITAQRNYQANAQTIKTQQTVDQTLINL, from the coding sequence ATGGGTTACCAACAAGGTTTGAGTGGTTTGTCGGCATCGTCGAGCGACCTCGACGTGATCGGCAACAACATCGCCAACGCGAATACGGTTGGCTTCAAGAGCGGCGCGGCGCAATTCGCCGACATGTACGCGAATTCGGTGGCGACCGCGGTGGGCAACCAGGTCGGTATCGGCACCAAGCTCTCGGAAGTGCAGCAGCAGTTCTCGCAAGGCACCATCACCAGCACCAACCAGGCGCTCGACGTCGCGATCAACGGCAACGGCTTCTTCCAGTTGTCGAATAACGGCTCGCTGGTGTACTCGCGTAACGGCGTGTTCCAGCTCGACAAGAACGGCTTCATCACCAACGCGCAGGGTTTGCAACTGATGGGCTACGGCGCGAACGCCGCCGGCATCATCAACACCGCGCAAACCGTGCCGTTGAGCGTGCCGACCGCGAACATCGCGCCGCAAGCAACGACCAAGATCGTTGCCGGCCTGAACCTGAACGCGCAGGATCCGCTGATGCTCGGCACGCCGCTCGTAGCGCCCACACTAGGAACGGGCAGTACGCTGTCCTCGCCGGGCGCGACGATCACGAACACCGCGTCGGGCACGAATAACGACAGCTACACCGTCAACTTTACGAGCGCGACCACCTACACGGTGACCGATACCACGCTCGGCACCACCACGGCGCCCGCGACGTACACGGCCGGCTCGGCGGTTTCGCTCGGCAACGGTCAGACGATCACGATGAACGGCACGCCGGTCCTCGGCGACAAGATGACGATCACGCCGACGCCGATCGCGTTCAACCAGAACAGCTCGACGACGTACAACTACTCGACCAGCACGACGGTCTACGACTCGCTGGGCGGCTCGCAGACGGTCAACATGTACTTCGCCAAGACGTCGGCGGGAACGTGGAACGTGTACGCGGGCACCTCGACCGGCACGGCGAACCTGGTGGGTCAGGCGAACTTCAATTCGTCGGGCACGCTGCTCGGCACGACGCAGGTCAACACCCCGATCGCGACGCCGCCGACCTTCAGCGCGACCACGACCCCGTACGTCTACAACTTCAGCATTCCGACCACCGACGGTTCGTCGACGCCGCAGAACCTGACGTTGAACATCGGCGGCACGACGCAGTACGGCGGCAAGGACGGCGTGAACTCGCTGCAGCCCGACGGCTACGCGGCCGGCACGCTGACGAGCTTCACGATCGGCGCCGACGGCACGCTGACCGGCAACTACTCGAACCAGCAAACGGCGGCACTCGGTCAGATCGCGCTGGCGAATTTCTCGAACCAGAACGGTCTCGTGAACCTGGGCAACAACGAGTTCCAGCAAACGTCGCAATCGGGCGTCGCGCAGATCTCCGTACCGGGTTCGACCAACCACGGCGTGCTGCAAGGCGGCGCGGTGGAAAACTCGAACGTCGATCTGACCAGCGAACTGGTGAACCTGATCACCGCGCAACGCAACTATCAGGCGAACGCGCAGACGATCAAGACTCAGCAGACCGTCGACCAGACCCTGATCAACCTGTAA
- the flgF gene encoding flagellar basal-body rod protein FlgF: MDRLIYTAMSGSTQALEQQAIVANNLANASTTGFRAQLATFRAVPMSFGDGSTVDDNTTRTFVLSSTPGADYTPGPIQQTGNPLDVAIQGPGWLAVQTADGNEAYTRAGNLHVDENGQLVNAMNQTVLGNGGPVSVPPGAEITIGKDGTVSALTPGDPPTAVVTVDQLKLVNPDPQTMTRGDDGLFRTADGNPADADPAVTVVPASLEGSNVNPVSAMVAMITNARQFQMQTKLLENADKNDQSANQLLSFS, translated from the coding sequence ATGGATCGGCTGATCTACACCGCGATGTCGGGCAGCACGCAAGCGCTCGAACAGCAGGCTATCGTCGCGAACAATCTGGCGAACGCATCGACCACCGGCTTTCGCGCGCAGCTCGCGACGTTCCGTGCCGTGCCGATGTCGTTCGGCGACGGCAGCACGGTCGACGACAACACCACCCGCACGTTCGTGCTGTCGTCGACGCCGGGCGCGGACTACACGCCTGGCCCGATCCAGCAGACGGGTAACCCGCTCGACGTAGCGATTCAGGGTCCGGGCTGGCTGGCGGTGCAAACCGCCGACGGTAACGAGGCCTATACGCGCGCCGGCAATCTGCACGTCGACGAAAACGGCCAACTGGTGAACGCGATGAACCAGACCGTGCTCGGCAACGGCGGCCCGGTGTCGGTGCCGCCGGGTGCGGAAATCACCATCGGCAAGGACGGCACGGTGTCGGCCCTGACCCCTGGCGATCCGCCGACGGCGGTGGTGACGGTCGATCAGTTGAAGCTGGTGAATCCGGATCCGCAAACCATGACGCGTGGCGACGACGGTCTGTTCCGGACCGCCGACGGCAACCCCGCCGACGCCGATCCGGCCGTCACGGTGGTGCCGGCCTCGCTTGAAGGCAGCAACGTGAATCCGGTCAGCGCGATGGTCGCGATGATCACCAACGCGCGCCAGTTCCAGATGCAGACCAAGCTGCTGGAAAACGCGGACAAGAACGATCAGTCCGCCAACCAGTTGCTCAGCTTTAGCTAA
- the flgG gene encoding flagellar basal-body rod protein FlgG: MNRSLYIAATGMNAQQAQMDVISNNLANVSTNGFKGSRAVFEDLLYQTVRQPGANSTQQTELPSGIQLGTGVQQVATERLYTQGNLTQTGNSKDLAINGAGFFQVQMPDGTTAYTRDGSFQTNAQGQLVTSSGYQVIPAITIPNNATSMTVGSDGVVSITVAGSTNSQQLGSMQLATFINPAGLDAKGENLFSETASSGAPNIAQPGLNGAGSLNQGYVEASNVNVVQELVNMIQTQRAYEINSKAVTTSDQMLQTLSQMQV; encoded by the coding sequence GTGAACCGCTCACTGTATATCGCCGCCACCGGCATGAATGCGCAACAGGCGCAGATGGACGTGATCTCGAACAACCTCGCGAACGTCAGCACCAACGGCTTCAAGGGCTCGCGCGCCGTGTTCGAAGACTTGCTGTACCAGACCGTCCGCCAGCCGGGCGCGAATTCGACGCAGCAAACCGAACTGCCTTCGGGCATCCAGCTCGGCACCGGCGTGCAACAGGTCGCCACCGAGCGTCTGTACACGCAGGGCAACCTGACGCAGACCGGCAATTCGAAAGACCTCGCGATCAACGGCGCGGGCTTTTTCCAGGTGCAGATGCCTGACGGCACGACCGCCTACACGCGCGACGGCTCGTTCCAGACCAACGCGCAGGGTCAACTGGTCACGTCGAGCGGCTATCAGGTGATTCCGGCCATCACGATCCCGAACAACGCGACGTCGATGACGGTCGGCAGCGACGGCGTGGTGTCGATCACCGTGGCCGGCTCGACCAACAGCCAGCAGCTCGGCTCGATGCAGCTCGCGACCTTCATCAACCCGGCCGGTCTGGATGCGAAGGGCGAAAACCTGTTCTCGGAAACGGCTTCGTCGGGCGCACCGAACATCGCGCAACCGGGCCTGAACGGCGCCGGCTCGCTGAATCAGGGTTACGTGGAAGCATCGAACGTGAACGTGGTGCAGGAACTGGTGAACATGATCCAGACGCAACGCGCTTACGAAATCAACAGCAAGGCCGTGACGACCTCCGACCAGATGCTGCAGACCCTCAGCCAGATGCAGGTTTGA
- the flgH gene encoding flagellar basal body L-ring protein FlgH: MSHFSRNPVHSRTAQALVQLTLLAALGGCGLVPKQPITQQPMTALPPPPPQMQSPGSIYNPGYAGRPLFEDQRPRNVGDILTIVIQENVNATKSSGANANRSGSTNFNVPTAGFLTGLFGKTNLSATGANVFQGTGGANASNTFNGTITVTVTGVLPNGNLAVSGEKQMLINQGNEFVRFSGVVNPNTISSLNAVYSTQVADAKIEYSAKGYLDEAENMGWLQRFFLNVSPW; encoded by the coding sequence ATGTCGCACTTCTCTCGTAACCCGGTTCATTCGCGCACCGCTCAGGCGCTCGTGCAGCTCACGCTGCTCGCCGCCCTGGGGGGGTGCGGCCTCGTGCCCAAGCAGCCCATCACGCAGCAACCGATGACGGCCCTGCCGCCGCCGCCGCCGCAGATGCAGTCGCCGGGCTCCATCTATAACCCGGGTTACGCGGGCCGGCCGCTGTTCGAAGATCAGCGGCCGCGCAATGTGGGCGACATTCTGACGATCGTGATCCAGGAAAACGTCAACGCGACGAAGTCCTCGGGCGCGAACGCGAACCGTTCGGGCAGCACCAATTTCAACGTGCCGACCGCCGGTTTCCTCACCGGGTTGTTCGGCAAGACCAACCTCAGCGCGACCGGCGCCAACGTGTTCCAGGGCACCGGGGGCGCGAATGCGTCGAACACCTTCAACGGCACGATTACCGTGACGGTGACGGGCGTGCTGCCGAACGGCAACCTCGCGGTGAGCGGCGAAAAGCAGATGCTGATCAACCAGGGTAACGAGTTCGTGCGTTTTTCCGGCGTGGTGAATCCGAACACGATTTCCAGCCTGAACGCGGTGTATTCCACCCAGGTGGCCGACGCGAAGATCGAGTATTCCGCGAAGGGCTATCTCGACGAAGCTGAAAATATGGGCTGGCTGCAACGCTTCTTCCTCAACGTGTCGCCGTGGTGA
- a CDS encoding flagellar basal body P-ring protein FlgI has translation MRTVFSRPGRFARLVHLGRAMAFVALVCAALPAATPAHAERLKDLVQIQGVRDNPLIGYGLVVGLDGTGDQTTQTPFTTQTLANMLANLGISINNQAAGSSNSQSTLSNIQLKNVAAVMVTAVLPPFARPGEAIDVTVSSLGNSKSLRGGTLLLTPLKGADGQVYALGQGNLAVGGAGASANGSKVQVNTLNAGRIAGGAIVERAVPTSVSQAGTMQLDLNDMDYDTTQRVVSAVNNTFGSGTAMALDGRTIQLRAPSDPEQQVAFMAQLQNIDVKPAQAAAKVILNARTGSIVMNQMVTLQSCAVAHGNLSVVINTQPVVSQPGAFSNGQTVAAKQSQIQLKQDNGALKMVTAGANLADVVKALNALGATPADLMSILQAMKAAGALRADLEII, from the coding sequence ATGCGTACCGTCTTCTCCCGCCCCGGCCGCTTCGCGCGACTCGTTCATCTCGGCCGAGCGATGGCCTTCGTCGCGCTCGTCTGCGCGGCACTGCCGGCCGCGACGCCCGCTCATGCAGAGCGCCTGAAAGACCTCGTGCAGATTCAGGGCGTGCGCGACAACCCGCTGATCGGCTACGGCCTCGTCGTCGGTCTCGACGGCACGGGCGACCAGACCACGCAGACCCCGTTCACCACGCAGACGCTCGCCAACATGCTGGCGAACCTCGGCATCTCGATCAACAACCAGGCGGCGGGCTCGAGCAATTCGCAGTCGACGCTGTCGAACATCCAGTTGAAGAACGTCGCCGCGGTGATGGTGACGGCGGTGCTGCCGCCGTTCGCGCGTCCGGGCGAAGCAATCGACGTGACCGTGTCGTCGCTCGGTAATTCGAAGAGCCTGCGCGGCGGCACGCTGCTGCTCACGCCGCTCAAGGGCGCGGACGGCCAGGTGTATGCGCTCGGTCAGGGCAACCTCGCGGTCGGCGGCGCCGGCGCGAGCGCGAACGGCAGCAAGGTGCAGGTGAATACGCTCAACGCGGGGCGGATTGCCGGTGGCGCGATTGTCGAACGCGCGGTGCCGACGTCGGTGTCGCAAGCGGGCACGATGCAGCTCGATCTGAACGACATGGACTACGACACCACGCAGCGGGTCGTGTCGGCGGTGAACAATACGTTCGGCAGCGGCACGGCCATGGCGCTCGACGGCCGCACGATCCAGTTGCGCGCGCCGAGCGATCCGGAACAGCAGGTCGCCTTCATGGCGCAATTGCAGAACATCGACGTCAAGCCGGCGCAGGCCGCCGCGAAGGTGATCCTGAACGCGCGTACCGGCTCGATCGTCATGAATCAGATGGTCACGCTGCAGAGCTGCGCGGTCGCACACGGCAATCTGTCGGTGGTGATCAATACGCAGCCGGTGGTGAGCCAGCCCGGCGCGTTCTCGAACGGTCAGACCGTCGCGGCCAAGCAGTCGCAGATTCAATTGAAGCAGGACAACGGCGCACTGAAGATGGTGACCGCCGGCGCGAACCTCGCCGACGTGGTGAAGGCGCTCAACGCACTGGGTGCGACGCCCGCGGATCTGATGTCGATCCTGCAGGCCATGAAGGCAGCGGGCGCTTTGCGCGCCGACCTGGAAATCATCTAA